A portion of the Rhodanobacter sp. AS-Z3 genome contains these proteins:
- a CDS encoding glycosyltransferase family 4 protein, whose translation MLMTMGWLLSSFLVTVLVVRGSIGYARRRGMLDLPGQRRSHQIATPRGGGIGVVVAMLICLPGVLSQPPNAWPASVTAGLLSGFLLVAVAGWWDDHRSLPVLPRLLAQLVGIGLVCASLLATGTSWWWLFLLLPGGVWSVNLHNFMDGIDGLLAQQVMFVGAGLALLAYAAAQPALALAAAVMAVSMTGFWWFNRSPARIFMGDVGSGSVGLLIFAFTALLWQVEPALLWPAMILSSVFVVDATLTLLTRIWRGRRWYTAHREHLYQWLVRRGRTHAGTAAVYLGWNLLVAAPMAWLAWSHLRVALPITMAVYTGTSVAWLMLKRRCLRRDLSRMRHVAA comes from the coding sequence ATGTTGATGACCATGGGATGGTTGCTGTCGAGTTTTCTTGTCACCGTGCTGGTTGTGCGTGGTTCGATCGGCTACGCCCGTCGCCGCGGCATGCTCGATCTGCCCGGACAGCGGCGATCGCATCAGATAGCGACCCCGCGCGGCGGCGGCATCGGCGTGGTGGTGGCCATGCTCATATGTCTTCCTGGCGTGCTGTCCCAGCCGCCGAACGCATGGCCCGCCAGCGTGACGGCGGGGTTGCTCAGCGGATTCCTGCTGGTCGCCGTGGCCGGCTGGTGGGATGACCATCGCTCGTTACCGGTACTGCCTCGATTGCTTGCGCAACTGGTCGGGATTGGCCTGGTCTGTGCCAGTCTGCTGGCAACCGGCACCTCGTGGTGGTGGCTGTTCTTGCTGTTGCCCGGTGGCGTCTGGAGTGTCAATTTGCATAATTTCATGGACGGAATCGATGGCCTGCTGGCCCAGCAAGTCATGTTTGTCGGTGCGGGTCTGGCCCTGCTGGCCTATGCCGCTGCGCAACCGGCGCTGGCGTTGGCGGCAGCCGTGATGGCCGTGTCGATGACGGGATTCTGGTGGTTCAATCGTTCACCCGCCCGCATTTTCATGGGCGACGTGGGCAGCGGCAGTGTCGGCTTGCTGATTTTCGCGTTTACCGCCTTGTTGTGGCAGGTCGAGCCGGCGCTCCTGTGGCCGGCCATGATTCTTTCTTCAGTATTCGTCGTGGATGCCACCCTGACCTTGCTTACCCGCATCTGGCGCGGACGGCGCTGGTACACTGCCCACCGCGAACACCTGTATCAGTGGCTGGTTCGCCGAGGTCGAACGCACGCAGGGACCGCTGCGGTCTATCTGGGCTGGAATCTGCTGGTCGCCGCACCAATGGCCTGGTTGGCCTGGAGTCATCTACGCGTGGCGTTGCCGATTACCATGGCAGTCTATACGGGGACATCAGTCGCCTGGCTGATGCTGAAGCGTCGTTGTCTGCGGCGCGACTTGTCAAGGATGCGCCATGTCGCTGCGTAA
- the lapB gene encoding lipopolysaccharide assembly protein LapB → MNPLLALAPLVPAAFALGWWTSRQFGARRSGAEVSALSSDYFRGLNYLLNEEQDKAIEVFLKLAEYNRDTVETHLALGNLFRRRGEVDRAIRLHQHLVSRPGLTDAMKTVALLELGEDYMRAGLLDRAEALFCDLVAMNAHAPSALRHLVAIYQHERDWHKAIEHARRLEVMTGDEETSMIAQFYCELADRSRQHGARADARDYLQQAFACQPACVRAFMLTGRLLSEDGQHSDAVTAYEAAINADIAFAPEILPPLLNSYARSQQMERAEAFLREMVARYNGVSPVLALAHLYKQRDGERAAIDFLTTQLRQRPSVRGLMALIDATMDKVEGEARENFLILRDLTRKLLEGQAMYRCSRCGFGAKAHHWQCPSCKSWATIRPIHGVASE, encoded by the coding sequence ATGAACCCACTGCTTGCGCTGGCTCCTCTGGTTCCGGCTGCTTTTGCGCTGGGCTGGTGGACGTCCCGTCAGTTTGGTGCGCGTCGTTCCGGCGCCGAAGTCAGTGCACTTTCATCGGATTATTTCCGCGGCCTGAATTATTTGCTGAACGAGGAGCAGGACAAGGCGATCGAGGTTTTCCTCAAACTGGCCGAATACAACCGCGATACGGTCGAGACACATCTCGCTCTGGGCAATCTGTTCCGCCGCCGCGGTGAGGTTGATCGTGCGATCCGACTACACCAGCATCTGGTCTCGCGTCCCGGCCTCACCGACGCGATGAAGACGGTCGCATTGCTGGAGCTGGGCGAAGACTATATGCGAGCCGGCCTGCTGGACCGCGCCGAAGCATTGTTCTGCGACCTGGTGGCGATGAATGCACACGCGCCGTCGGCCCTGCGCCATCTGGTCGCCATTTATCAACACGAACGCGACTGGCACAAGGCTATCGAGCACGCGCGTCGTCTCGAAGTGATGACCGGCGATGAAGAGACCTCGATGATCGCGCAGTTCTACTGCGAGCTGGCCGATCGCTCACGCCAGCACGGTGCCAGGGCAGACGCTCGTGACTATTTGCAGCAAGCCTTTGCATGCCAGCCAGCTTGCGTGCGTGCATTCATGCTGACCGGGCGTCTGCTCTCGGAAGATGGGCAACACAGCGACGCCGTGACTGCCTACGAGGCAGCCATCAACGCCGACATCGCTTTCGCTCCGGAAATTCTTCCACCGCTACTCAACAGCTATGCACGCTCGCAGCAGATGGAACGAGCCGAGGCGTTCCTGCGCGAGATGGTAGCGCGCTACAACGGCGTGTCGCCGGTGCTTGCGCTGGCCCACCTCTACAAGCAGCGTGACGGCGAGCGCGCCGCCATCGATTTCCTCACCACCCAGCTGCGCCAGCGCCCATCGGTGCGTGGCTTGATGGCTTTGATTGACGCCACCATGGACAAAGTCGAGGGCGAAGCTCGCGAGAACTTCCTGATCCTGCGTGACCTGACCCGCAAGCTGCTTGAAGGGCAGGCCATGTACCGTTGCAGCCGTTGCGGCTTTGGTGCCAAGGCGCACCACTGGCAATGCCCCAGCTGCAAGAGCTGGGCAACGATCAGGCCGATTCATGGTGTTGCCAGCGAGTGA
- a CDS encoding LapA family protein, with translation MRLPAIILLVLFIAAGIVLGALNADMVAYDLGFAQLQLPKGAALLVAVVIGWLLGGVTAWLGVSTGRRRLQRKLSRADKKPAVKP, from the coding sequence ATGCGACTGCCTGCCATCATCCTTCTCGTGCTTTTCATCGCCGCCGGCATCGTGCTGGGCGCGCTCAACGCCGACATGGTTGCCTACGACCTCGGCTTTGCACAGCTGCAACTGCCTAAGGGTGCTGCCTTGCTGGTCGCCGTGGTGATCGGCTGGTTGCTGGGTGGTGTGACCGCGTGGCTGGGCGTGAGCACGGGGCGGCGCCGTCTGCAGCGCAAGCTGTCACGCGCAGACAAAAAGCCTGCAGTTAAACCATGA